In a single window of the Prevotella melaninogenica genome:
- a CDS encoding ribonucleotide-diphosphate reductase subunit beta, with protein sequence MDNQLKRNTLFNPSGDIDLRLRRMIGGNTTNLNDFNNMKYSWVSDWYRQAMNNFWIPEEINLSQDFKDYPRLEKAERVAYDKILSFLVFLDSLQSNNLPTLSEYITANEVNLCLHIQAFQECIHSQSYSYMLDTICSPEERNDILYQWKTDEHLLNRNKFIGDCYNEFHEKRDKFSLMKTLIANFILEGIYFYSGFMFFYNLSRNGKMSGSAQEIRYINRDENTHLWLFRSIILELKKEEPDMFTPEKIKVYEDMMREGVRQEIAWGQYVIGNDVQGLNAQMVSDYIRYLGNLRWSGLGFGFLYDDNQKEPENMKWVGQYSNANMVKTDFFEAKSTAYAKSTALIDDL encoded by the coding sequence ATGGACAATCAATTAAAACGTAATACCTTATTCAATCCTTCAGGTGATATTGACTTGCGCTTGAGACGAATGATTGGTGGTAATACTACTAATTTGAATGACTTCAATAATATGAAGTATTCATGGGTAAGTGACTGGTACAGACAGGCAATGAACAACTTCTGGATTCCAGAAGAAATCAATCTTTCACAGGACTTTAAGGATTATCCACGTCTTGAAAAGGCTGAACGTGTAGCTTATGACAAGATTCTGAGCTTCCTTGTTTTCCTTGATTCGCTTCAAAGCAACAACCTCCCAACGCTTAGTGAATATATCACTGCAAACGAGGTAAACCTCTGTCTGCATATTCAGGCGTTCCAAGAGTGTATCCATAGTCAGAGTTATAGCTACATGCTCGATACTATTTGTAGTCCTGAAGAGCGTAACGATATTCTTTATCAGTGGAAGACCGATGAACATCTCTTGAACCGTAATAAGTTTATTGGCGACTGTTACAATGAGTTCCATGAGAAAAGAGATAAGTTCAGTTTGATGAAGACGCTTATTGCTAACTTTATCCTTGAAGGTATCTACTTCTACAGCGGATTTATGTTCTTCTATAATCTCAGCCGAAATGGTAAGATGTCGGGTTCTGCACAGGAGATTCGCTATATCAACCGAGATGAGAATACACACCTCTGGCTCTTCCGTAGCATTATTCTTGAGCTGAAGAAAGAGGAGCCTGATATGTTTACTCCAGAGAAAATAAAGGTTTATGAAGATATGATGCGTGAGGGTGTACGTCAGGAGATAGCATGGGGACAATATGTTATCGGCAACGATGTACAAGGTCTTAACGCTCAGATGGTGTCTGATTATATCCGTTATTTGGGCAATCTCCGCTGGTCTGGACTCGGCTTTGGTTTCCTCTATGATGACAACCAAAAGGAACCTGAGAACATGAAGTGGGTAGGTCAGTATTCAAATGCTAACATGGTAAAGACCGACTTCTTCGAAGCTAAGAGTACAGCATACGCTAAGAGTACAGCATTGATTGATGACTTGTAA